In Natrinema salaciae, the following are encoded in one genomic region:
- a CDS encoding 3-hydroxyacyl-CoA dehydrogenase/enoyl-CoA hydratase family protein — MSLESIDRVAVLGAGNMGHGITEVTAMAGYDVTMRDIKDEFVDDGYESIEWSLQKLEEKEMIDESADEVLSRIETTTDLEEAVVDADLVIEAAPEDLELKHEIFGDLEEYTSGDTLLATNTSSLPITDIAEAVDTPERVLGLHFFNPPVKMDLVEVIYGEDTSDEAAEAGYEWVESIGKTPIYVRKDVRGFVVNTIVGPFGGEPAFMVSNDEATIREADATMAHERGYPMGPFELGDLTGIDVGYHVRKEGDSPIPPITEEKVEAGDLGQKTGKGFYDYEDGDGADYEPEDAGDFDWLRVEARMINRAAFLVGEDVAKPEEVDTGVQLGLGFPEGICRRADKIGLDTVLEKLETLYEETGADRFEPHPYLEQLVEEGKTGEDAGAGFYDYDDDSLGPYHDLNYDLEDGVLQVELDRPSRMNALSEDLLAEIDDLFSSIDTDEVRVATIEGSGDRAFSAGADISGFADADPADLMDVTPGFETVNDFPRPVLAKIDGFCLGGGLELALACDLRVATERSAFGAPEINLGLIPGGGGTQRLTRILGETRAKELVFRGNHIDADRAEEWGLINRSVDRDEFDETVDEFVDDLRSGPPIGLKVAKKVMNEGEDASMEAALAMESQGFGLLSSTDDVLEGTAAFAEDREPEFEGE; from the coding sequence ATGTCACTCGAAAGCATTGACCGCGTTGCCGTTCTCGGCGCGGGGAACATGGGACACGGAATTACGGAAGTAACGGCCATGGCCGGCTACGACGTCACGATGCGCGACATCAAAGACGAGTTCGTCGACGACGGCTACGAGTCGATCGAGTGGAGCCTCCAGAAACTCGAGGAGAAGGAGATGATCGACGAGTCGGCCGACGAGGTCCTCTCGCGGATCGAGACGACGACCGATCTCGAGGAGGCCGTCGTCGACGCCGACCTCGTGATCGAGGCCGCGCCCGAGGACCTCGAGTTGAAACACGAGATCTTCGGCGACCTCGAGGAGTACACCAGCGGCGACACGTTGCTGGCGACCAACACCTCGAGTCTGCCGATCACCGACATCGCGGAAGCGGTCGACACGCCCGAGCGCGTGCTCGGCCTCCACTTCTTCAATCCGCCAGTGAAGATGGACCTCGTCGAGGTCATCTACGGCGAGGATACCAGCGACGAGGCGGCCGAGGCCGGCTACGAGTGGGTCGAGTCGATCGGCAAGACGCCGATCTACGTCCGCAAGGACGTCCGCGGCTTCGTCGTCAACACGATCGTGGGTCCCTTCGGCGGCGAACCAGCGTTCATGGTTTCGAACGACGAGGCGACGATCCGCGAGGCTGACGCCACCATGGCCCACGAGCGGGGCTACCCGATGGGGCCGTTCGAACTCGGTGATCTCACCGGCATCGACGTCGGCTACCACGTCCGCAAGGAGGGTGACAGCCCCATCCCGCCGATCACGGAAGAGAAGGTCGAAGCCGGCGATCTCGGCCAGAAGACCGGCAAAGGCTTCTACGACTACGAAGACGGCGACGGCGCGGACTACGAACCCGAGGACGCGGGCGACTTCGACTGGCTCCGCGTCGAGGCCCGCATGATCAACCGCGCCGCCTTCCTCGTCGGCGAAGACGTCGCCAAACCCGAGGAAGTCGACACTGGCGTCCAGCTCGGTCTGGGCTTCCCCGAGGGCATCTGCCGACGCGCCGACAAGATCGGCCTTGACACCGTCCTCGAGAAGCTCGAGACCCTGTACGAGGAAACCGGTGCCGACCGGTTCGAACCGCACCCGTACCTCGAACAGCTCGTCGAGGAGGGGAAGACCGGCGAGGACGCCGGCGCTGGCTTCTACGACTACGACGACGACAGCCTCGGTCCCTATCACGACCTGAACTACGACCTCGAGGACGGCGTCCTGCAGGTCGAACTCGACCGGCCGTCCCGGATGAACGCGCTCTCGGAGGACCTGCTCGCGGAGATCGACGACCTGTTCTCCTCGATCGACACCGACGAGGTTCGGGTCGCGACGATCGAGGGGTCGGGCGACCGCGCGTTCAGCGCGGGTGCGGACATCTCCGGATTCGCCGACGCGGACCCGGCCGACCTGATGGACGTCACGCCGGGCTTCGAGACGGTCAACGACTTCCCGCGACCGGTCCTCGCGAAGATCGACGGCTTCTGTCTCGGCGGCGGCCTGGAACTCGCGCTGGCCTGTGACCTGCGGGTCGCGACCGAGCGCTCCGCCTTCGGCGCGCCCGAGATCAACCTCGGCCTGATCCCCGGCGGCGGCGGCACGCAGCGACTCACTCGCATCCTCGGCGAGACCCGCGCGAAGGAACTGGTCTTCCGCGGCAACCACATCGACGCCGACCGCGCCGAGGAGTGGGGCCTGATCAACCGCTCGGTCGATCGCGACGAGTTCGACGAGACGGTCGACGAGTTCGTCGACGACCTGCGTTCGGGGCCGCCGATCGGCCTCAAGGTCGCCAAGAAGGTCATGAACGAGGGCGAGGATGCGAGCATGGAAGCCGCACTCGCCATGGAGAGCCAGGGCTTCGGCCTCCTGTCGAGCACCGACGACGTGCTGGAAGGCACCGCCGCGTTCGCCGAGGACCGCGAGCCCGAGTTCGAGGGCGAGTGA
- a CDS encoding phosphotransferase family protein, whose amino-acid sequence MSENYYERLVDEDALVAYLTEHLGDVDDYDIARHQEGHSNETLFVTWGDRELVIRRPPPGETADTAHDVIREYRVTNAVADTDVPVPTPVLACEDHDVIGSDFYVMEQLEGDVLREREPERFAEPEHRRRIGEELVDNLAKIHDLEYEAIGLGEFGRPAGYTQRQVDRWGKQLSWAFEVTEDEREIPDLHEVGDWLRDNVPEEHPHTLVHGDYKLDNVMFGPGTPPELVGVFDWEMATLGDPRADLGWMLSYWRDAKDPDPEIPELVTRFMEREGYPTRRELVDRWEDRTGYAFEHERFYRALAVYKLAGLGEMFFRRYLEGNSDDPMYPKMEDRVPALAARAKRIIEGDEPL is encoded by the coding sequence ATGAGCGAGAACTACTACGAGCGTCTCGTCGACGAGGACGCCCTGGTCGCGTACCTGACGGAACACCTCGGCGACGTCGACGACTACGACATCGCTCGCCACCAGGAGGGCCACTCCAACGAGACGCTGTTCGTCACCTGGGGGGACCGCGAGCTCGTCATCCGGCGACCGCCGCCGGGCGAGACCGCCGACACGGCCCACGACGTCATCCGCGAGTACCGCGTGACGAACGCGGTGGCGGACACCGACGTCCCGGTCCCGACCCCGGTTCTCGCCTGCGAGGACCACGACGTCATCGGTAGCGACTTCTACGTGATGGAGCAACTCGAGGGCGACGTGCTCCGGGAGCGCGAGCCGGAGCGGTTCGCCGAACCCGAACACCGGCGGCGGATCGGCGAGGAGCTCGTCGACAATCTGGCGAAGATCCACGATCTCGAGTACGAGGCGATCGGGCTCGGCGAGTTCGGCCGCCCCGCGGGCTACACGCAGCGGCAGGTCGACCGCTGGGGGAAACAGCTCTCGTGGGCGTTCGAGGTCACCGAGGACGAACGCGAGATACCGGACCTCCACGAGGTCGGCGACTGGCTCCGGGACAACGTCCCCGAGGAACATCCCCACACGCTCGTCCACGGAGACTACAAGCTGGACAACGTCATGTTCGGCCCCGGAACGCCGCCGGAGCTCGTCGGCGTCTTCGACTGGGAGATGGCCACGCTCGGCGACCCGCGGGCCGACCTGGGCTGGATGCTGTCGTACTGGCGGGACGCGAAAGACCCCGATCCGGAGATCCCCGAACTGGTCACCAGATTCATGGAACGGGAGGGGTACCCGACCCGCCGCGAACTGGTCGATCGCTGGGAGGACCGGACCGGCTACGCGTTCGAACACGAGCGGTTCTACCGCGCGCTCGCCGTCTACAAACTCGCCGGCCTCGGCGAGATGTTCTTCCGGCGCTACCTCGAGGGGAACAGCGACGACCCGATGTATCCGAAGATGGAAGACCGCGTCCCGGCGCTGGCCGCGCGGGCGAAGCGGATCATCGAGGGCGACGAGCCGCTGTAA
- a CDS encoding HAD family hydrolase: protein MNGSDAAPGSTDEWEAVFWDIGGVILALDSVQSAHGEFVADLCERHGVDATVEEAIDTWRTTVGDYFRERDGTEFRSARDGYHRGVEAIVGEEIPRDEWQPRFDEVVRSSIEPVPGVVETIDRLADRDLHVGVISDVDDAEGRTMLERFGVREQFDSITTSEEVGRTKPDPAMFETALEKAGVDPGRSLMIGDRYDHDVKGADDAGLHGVAFGADDGPAVAYRIDAPGEILDIVDEE, encoded by the coding sequence GTGAACGGGAGCGACGCGGCCCCCGGCAGTACCGACGAGTGGGAGGCCGTCTTCTGGGACATCGGCGGCGTCATCCTCGCGCTCGACTCGGTCCAGAGCGCGCACGGCGAGTTCGTCGCGGACCTCTGCGAGCGCCACGGGGTCGACGCGACGGTCGAGGAGGCGATCGACACCTGGCGAACGACGGTCGGAGACTACTTCCGCGAGCGCGACGGCACCGAGTTTCGGTCCGCGCGTGACGGCTATCACCGCGGGGTCGAGGCCATCGTCGGCGAAGAGATCCCGCGAGACGAGTGGCAACCCCGGTTCGACGAGGTCGTCCGATCGTCGATCGAACCGGTCCCGGGAGTCGTCGAAACGATCGACCGCCTCGCCGATCGCGACCTCCACGTCGGCGTCATCAGCGACGTCGACGACGCCGAGGGGCGGACGATGCTCGAGCGGTTCGGCGTCCGCGAACAGTTCGACTCGATCACCACCTCCGAGGAAGTCGGTCGGACGAAGCCCGATCCGGCCATGTTCGAGACGGCCCTCGAGAAGGCGGGCGTCGACCCCGGGCGGTCGCTGATGATCGGTGACCGCTACGATCACGACGTGAAGGGGGCGGACGACGCGGGTCTGCACGGAGTCGCATTCGGTGCCGACGACGGCCCCGCAGTGGCCTATCGAATCGACGCTCCCGGGGAGATCCTCGACATCGTCGACGAGGAGTGA
- a CDS encoding alpha-hydroxy-acid oxidizing protein, translating into MTADTPDYGPDRQAEVYLSGMLEDEPPEFPVSYEDLVNRARDELSEEAFAYVAGGAGSESTVDANDLAFDEWQIVPRMMRDVSERDLSVDLFGHEYPSPVLLAPVGVQSILHEEAELAVARAAGECSVPMICSSVSSYSLEEVADELGANPGWFQLYWSADRSVAASFLERAEDAGYEAVVVTLDTPKMGWRERDIELGYLPFLEAQGLTNYFDDPAFRDRLDGADPWENLETAIASWQECFGDASLTWDDLEWLEARTDLPIVVKGVLHPDDAREAVERGVDGLVVSNHGGRQVDGAIPALDALPDVVDAVDETTAADREVPVLFDSGIRRGSDVVRAVALGADAVLLGRPYAFGLGIGGEDGVRAVLENLLADLDLTVGLSGCASLDEIDRSTVRRADR; encoded by the coding sequence ATGACAGCAGATACGCCCGACTACGGACCGGATCGACAGGCCGAGGTCTATCTCAGCGGCATGCTCGAGGACGAGCCACCCGAGTTTCCCGTCTCCTACGAGGACCTCGTGAACCGCGCCCGCGACGAACTCAGCGAGGAGGCGTTCGCCTACGTCGCGGGCGGCGCGGGCTCGGAGTCGACGGTCGACGCGAACGACCTCGCCTTCGACGAGTGGCAGATCGTCCCCCGGATGATGCGGGACGTCTCCGAGCGCGATCTGTCGGTCGACCTCTTCGGCCACGAGTACCCATCGCCCGTCCTGCTCGCGCCCGTCGGCGTCCAGTCGATCCTCCACGAGGAGGCCGAACTGGCCGTCGCCCGCGCGGCCGGCGAATGCTCCGTCCCGATGATCTGTAGCTCCGTCTCCTCGTACTCGCTCGAGGAAGTGGCGGACGAACTCGGCGCGAACCCCGGCTGGTTCCAGCTCTACTGGAGCGCCGACCGGTCGGTCGCCGCCAGCTTCCTCGAGCGAGCCGAGGACGCGGGCTACGAGGCCGTCGTCGTCACGCTCGACACCCCCAAGATGGGGTGGCGGGAACGCGACATCGAACTCGGCTATCTGCCCTTCCTCGAGGCGCAGGGCCTGACGAACTACTTCGATGATCCCGCCTTCCGCGATCGGCTCGACGGGGCCGACCCGTGGGAGAACCTGGAGACCGCGATCGCCTCCTGGCAGGAGTGTTTCGGCGACGCGTCGCTGACCTGGGACGACCTCGAGTGGCTCGAGGCCCGGACCGATCTCCCGATCGTCGTCAAAGGCGTGCTCCACCCCGACGACGCCCGCGAGGCGGTCGAGCGCGGCGTCGACGGACTGGTCGTCTCGAATCACGGCGGCCGGCAGGTCGACGGCGCGATTCCGGCGCTGGACGCGCTGCCGGACGTCGTCGACGCGGTCGACGAGACGACCGCCGCCGACCGGGAGGTCCCCGTCCTCTTCGACAGCGGCATCCGCCGCGGGAGCGACGTCGTCCGGGCGGTCGCGCTCGGTGCCGACGCGGTCCTGCTGGGTCGCCCCTACGCGTTCGGCCTCGGTATCGGCGGCGAGGACGGCGTTCGGGCCGTCCTCGAGAACCTGCTCGCCGATCTCGACCTGACGGTCGGGCTGTCCGGGTGTGCGAGCCTCGACGAGATCGACCGGTCGACGGTCCGGAGGGCCGACAGGTGA
- a CDS encoding SDR family NAD(P)-dependent oxidoreductase, which produces MSTDQFSVDGDVAIITGSSSGIGKSIAERFADDGVDVVVCSREQANVDPVAAAINESDSPGRALAVECDVTDREAVEALVEATVEEFGGLDVLVNNAGASFMADFDDISPNGWKTIVDININGTYHCTHAAAEHLKDGGGSVVNLASVAGQRGSPLMSPYGAAKAAVINLTTTLSYEWAHDDVRVNCIAPGFVATPGVESQMGVSADNIERDDVARRIGTVEEIADVTQFLASPASSYLVGETITAQGVPQIDEEHEV; this is translated from the coding sequence ATGAGTACCGACCAGTTCAGCGTCGACGGCGACGTCGCCATCATCACGGGGTCCTCGAGCGGGATCGGGAAGTCGATCGCGGAGCGGTTCGCCGACGACGGCGTCGACGTCGTCGTCTGCTCGCGCGAACAGGCGAACGTCGATCCGGTCGCGGCGGCGATCAACGAGAGCGACAGCCCCGGGCGGGCGCTGGCGGTCGAGTGCGACGTCACCGACCGCGAGGCCGTCGAGGCGCTCGTCGAGGCGACCGTCGAGGAGTTCGGCGGGCTCGACGTCCTGGTCAACAACGCCGGCGCGTCGTTCATGGCCGACTTCGACGACATCTCGCCGAACGGCTGGAAGACGATCGTCGACATCAACATCAACGGCACCTATCACTGCACGCACGCCGCCGCAGAGCATCTCAAAGACGGCGGCGGCTCGGTCGTCAATCTCGCCAGCGTGGCCGGGCAGCGCGGCTCGCCGCTGATGAGTCCCTACGGGGCGGCCAAAGCCGCGGTGATCAACCTGACGACGACGCTCTCCTACGAGTGGGCCCACGACGACGTCCGGGTCAACTGCATCGCGCCGGGCTTCGTCGCCACGCCGGGCGTCGAGAGCCAGATGGGCGTCTCCGCCGACAATATCGAGCGCGACGACGTCGCCCGCCGGATCGGAACCGTCGAGGAGATCGCCGACGTCACACAGTTCCTCGCCAGCCCCGCGTCCTCGTACCTCGTCGGCGAGACGATCACGGCGCAGGGTGTCCCGCAGATCGACGAAGAACACGAGGTCTGA
- a CDS encoding TIGR04024 family LLM class F420-dependent oxidoreductase: MTDRDVHLPVAAQPTIDAIVDYAQTAEDGGYDCAWLPETWGRDGVTVLSAMAERTETIDVGSSILNTYSRTPAVLGQTAATLQELSEGRFRLGLGPSGPVVIENWHGVEFGNPLRRTRETVEIVRQVLSGETVDYDGTDFDLSGFRLRCDPPETMPPIEVTGMGPKAVELAGRFADGWHGIMLTPDGMEERIGDIERGADLGDRDPSDVQVTAGVTCCALEDPDEARALTRQHIGFYIGGMGTFYRDALERQGYDEATEIYDAWQDGDRERALELVDDAILDDLCAVGDPETAREQLERYEAVDGLDAIAVSFPRGADEEQVRQTMEAVAPDA, translated from the coding sequence ATGACTGACAGAGACGTTCACCTGCCGGTCGCCGCACAGCCGACGATCGACGCGATCGTCGACTACGCACAGACCGCCGAGGACGGCGGCTACGACTGCGCGTGGCTCCCCGAGACCTGGGGTCGCGACGGCGTCACCGTCCTCTCGGCGATGGCCGAACGGACCGAGACGATCGACGTCGGCTCGAGCATTCTCAACACCTACTCGCGAACGCCGGCCGTGCTGGGGCAGACGGCGGCGACGCTGCAGGAGCTTTCCGAGGGCCGGTTCCGGCTGGGGCTCGGCCCGAGCGGCCCCGTCGTGATCGAGAACTGGCACGGCGTCGAGTTCGGCAACCCGCTCAGACGCACCCGCGAAACGGTCGAGATCGTCCGCCAGGTGCTCTCGGGGGAGACCGTCGACTACGACGGCACGGACTTCGACCTCTCGGGCTTTCGCCTGCGCTGTGACCCGCCGGAGACGATGCCGCCGATCGAGGTCACCGGGATGGGTCCCAAAGCCGTCGAACTGGCAGGCCGCTTCGCCGACGGCTGGCACGGCATCATGCTCACCCCCGACGGGATGGAAGAGCGCATTGGGGACATCGAGCGCGGTGCCGACCTCGGCGACCGCGACCCGTCGGACGTGCAGGTCACCGCCGGCGTCACCTGCTGTGCGCTCGAGGACCCCGACGAGGCCCGCGCACTCACCCGCCAGCACATCGGCTTCTACATCGGCGGCATGGGCACGTTCTACCGCGACGCCCTCGAGCGACAGGGGTACGACGAGGCCACGGAGATCTACGACGCCTGGCAGGACGGCGACCGCGAGCGGGCTCTCGAACTGGTCGACGACGCCATCCTCGACGATCTCTGTGCCGTCGGCGATCCCGAGACGGCCCGCGAACAACTCGAGCGCTACGAGGCGGTCGACGGCCTCGACGCCATCGCGGTCAGCTTCCCGCGCGGTGCCGACGAGGAGCAGGTTCGGCAGACGATGGAAGCGGTCGCGCCCGACGCCTGA
- a CDS encoding alpha/beta fold hydrolase, with protein sequence MQTTQSRGGIEVPYERHGDGPPLILLHGGMAPGEYWTPVVPHLDEYTTIIPQRPGFGTCLDDRVEISADDVLDREVEYVQTLVDAVDGEPILFGHSYGALTAIEAATNVPTEAVVAYEPAILPDDYRADADLADRMQSLIEAGERREAVKRYIEQVLHPDGIDDLEAWLEAWPVWPACVELAEAVVRMNRAVEQYRLPDSLDVAAPVLVLTGTDGPDFLRESARAIHDVLPHSRLVEFDGVSHGGPAEAPAVVSAAVDSFVRTR encoded by the coding sequence GATCCTCCTGCACGGAGGCATGGCTCCCGGAGAGTACTGGACTCCAGTCGTGCCACACCTGGACGAATACACCACGATCATCCCGCAACGACCGGGATTCGGAACGTGCCTCGACGATCGAGTCGAGATCAGCGCCGACGACGTACTGGATCGCGAAGTCGAATACGTGCAAACGCTCGTCGACGCCGTCGATGGCGAACCGATCCTGTTCGGTCACTCCTACGGCGCACTTACCGCGATCGAGGCTGCGACGAACGTCCCGACAGAGGCGGTCGTCGCGTACGAACCGGCGATCCTTCCCGACGACTATCGAGCGGACGCCGACCTCGCGGACCGGATGCAGTCGCTCATCGAGGCAGGTGAACGGCGCGAGGCGGTAAAACGCTATATCGAGCAGGTCCTCCACCCAGACGGAATCGACGACCTCGAGGCGTGGTTGGAAGCGTGGCCGGTCTGGCCGGCGTGTGTAGAACTCGCCGAAGCGGTCGTTCGGATGAACCGCGCCGTCGAGCAGTATCGACTACCGGACAGTCTCGACGTTGCCGCCCCTGTACTCGTATTGACCGGCACCGACGGCCCCGACTTTCTCCGCGAGAGTGCCCGCGCCATCCACGACGTGCTCCCGCACAGTCGCCTCGTCGAGTTCGACGGCGTGAGCCACGGCGGCCCCGCCGAAGCACCGGCAGTAGTATCGGCAGCGGTCGACTCCTTCGTCCGAACTCGATAG